From the genome of Amycolatopsis sp. NBC_01488, one region includes:
- a CDS encoding MFS transporter, translated as MSSSAYLSTTSTRWDARLWGVLLTVSIVIGLDALDVSMVGVALPAIQADLGLSTSALQWVVSGYVLGYGGLLLLGGRTADLLGRRRVFLVAVTVFALASLLGGLVDDGALLIASRFIKGLAAAFTAPAALSIITTTFQEGPARNKAISIFAVFGASGYSAGLVFSGLLTEVGWRWTFLLPAPIALVALVAAWKLIPSYQREEGRGYDFPGAITGAAGSLLLVFGVVEAPEVGWAAPRTLITFVVAAALLVTFVLIEKRSSHPLLRLGILKSGPLARANLGGALFFGAYIGFQFVVMLYLQRVLGWSALQTALGFLPAALIVAFGSPRIEPLIDRVGTPRTIFAGVVAHVLGYALFLRVDEHSGYAAFVLPSMILLGIGFTLAFSSLNIQGTAGISDSEQGLAGGLLNTSLQVGGAIGLAVVTAVLTANGGREASPAALLTGLTPALTVVTGIAVLGLLVAISGLVARKRVVEEVVEPEDLLALAD; from the coding sequence ATGAGTTCTTCCGCGTACCTGTCCACCACCTCCACCCGGTGGGACGCGCGCCTCTGGGGTGTCCTGCTCACCGTTTCGATCGTCATCGGTCTCGACGCGCTCGACGTGTCGATGGTCGGGGTCGCGCTGCCCGCCATCCAGGCCGACCTCGGCCTGTCCACCAGCGCGCTGCAATGGGTCGTCAGCGGCTACGTCCTCGGCTACGGCGGCCTGCTGCTGCTCGGCGGGCGCACCGCCGACCTGCTCGGGCGCCGCCGCGTGTTCCTCGTGGCCGTCACCGTGTTCGCGCTGGCCTCGCTGCTCGGCGGCCTCGTCGACGACGGCGCGCTGCTCATCGCCAGCCGCTTCATCAAGGGCCTGGCGGCCGCGTTCACGGCGCCGGCCGCGCTGTCCATCATCACCACGACGTTCCAGGAGGGCCCGGCCCGCAACAAGGCGATCAGCATCTTCGCCGTGTTCGGCGCGAGCGGGTACTCCGCCGGGCTCGTGTTCTCCGGCCTGCTGACCGAGGTCGGCTGGCGCTGGACGTTCCTGCTGCCCGCGCCGATCGCCCTGGTCGCGCTGGTCGCGGCGTGGAAGCTGATCCCGTCGTACCAGCGGGAAGAAGGCCGCGGCTACGACTTCCCGGGCGCCATCACCGGCGCCGCGGGCTCGCTGCTGCTGGTGTTCGGCGTCGTCGAGGCGCCGGAGGTCGGCTGGGCCGCGCCGCGCACGCTGATCACGTTCGTCGTGGCGGCCGCGCTGCTGGTGACGTTCGTCCTCATCGAGAAGCGCAGCAGCCACCCGCTGCTGCGGCTGGGAATCCTGAAGTCCGGGCCGCTGGCCCGCGCGAACCTCGGCGGCGCGCTGTTCTTCGGCGCGTACATCGGGTTCCAGTTCGTCGTGATGCTGTACCTGCAGCGGGTGCTGGGCTGGTCCGCGCTGCAGACCGCGCTGGGCTTCCTGCCGGCGGCGCTGATCGTCGCGTTCGGCTCGCCGCGCATCGAGCCGCTGATCGACCGCGTCGGCACGCCGCGCACCATCTTCGCGGGCGTGGTCGCGCACGTCCTCGGCTACGCGCTGTTCCTGCGGGTGGACGAGCACTCGGGGTACGCGGCGTTCGTGCTGCCCAGCATGATCCTGCTCGGCATCGGCTTCACGCTGGCGTTCTCGTCGCTCAACATCCAGGGCACGGCCGGGATCTCGGACAGCGAGCAGGGCCTGGCCGGCGGCCTGCTGAACACGTCGTTGCAGGTCGGCGGCGCGATCGGACTCGCGGTGGTGACGGCGGTCCTGACCGCCAACGGCGGCCGTGAGGCCTCACCGGCCGCCCTGCTCACCGGTCTGACCCCGGCGCTGACCGTGGTCACCGGGATCGCGGTGCTGGGCCTGCTGGTCGCGATCAGCGGCCTGGTCGCCCGGAAGCGGGTCGTCGAAGAGGTCGTGGAGCCGGAGGACCTGCTGGCCCTCGCGGACTGA
- a CDS encoding VOC family protein, producing the protein MERVLGIGGYFVRAADPEALGAWYRDCLGLDADEHGLWRQEPGPTVFAPFEASTDYFGSKSQQTMLNFRVRDLDAMLAQLREKGADVAEEIQDMDGVGRFGWVTDPEGNRVELWQAA; encoded by the coding sequence ATGGAACGCGTGCTCGGCATCGGTGGGTACTTCGTCCGCGCGGCGGACCCGGAGGCGCTGGGCGCCTGGTACCGGGACTGCCTCGGCCTCGACGCCGACGAACACGGCCTGTGGCGGCAGGAGCCGGGCCCGACGGTCTTCGCGCCGTTCGAGGCCTCGACGGACTACTTCGGTTCGAAGTCGCAGCAGACGATGCTGAACTTCCGGGTCCGCGACCTCGACGCCATGCTCGCCCAGCTGCGCGAGAAAGGCGCCGACGTGGCCGAGGAGATCCAGGACATGGACGGCGTCGGCCGGTTCGGCTGGGTCACCGATCCCGAAGGCAACCGCGTCGAGCTGTGGCAGGCCGCTTAG
- a CDS encoding substrate-binding domain-containing protein: MAAPRSRRVDARVVVLSVLLVAALLAWAGVDYLRDRLAGGGCVTTTPVHITAAPDVAPVLTTLARAVPGPDCYTVEVTASASTATAAALEANGANGPDVWVPESSSWLLQARDGGAWNLPESGQSVASSPVVLALTDDVAKRAGWPGKSPSWSDVLAGSPVGLPDPGRDPAGIAALIGLQQLTKDAPDPAAAFTEEIRKLSAVKEPFTASPASEQSVLARKLVAAYPTVGVPSFDYPYVVLPRASEASRSAAERFLRLLLDQTATKTFADAGFRTPSGQLLGDRPRDTRTDAAPRPAGPPAPDAMYGVLQAWAGANLSARVQVLLDISGSMAATVPGTGRSRMALTLEAATQGLGLFKPTTEIGLWLFSTKLDGDKDYKELLPMRTISEQLAAGGVATLQAVKPKAGGATGLYDSILAAYQNARQNWQLGRINVVVVLTDGRNEDSDSVGLPGLLAELGRLQDPRKPLPVIGIGIGPDIDASELRQVSAATGGESFTTPDPRKISDVFYQALSKLMCQPPACKN, encoded by the coding sequence ATGGCGGCACCGCGGTCCCGGCGCGTCGACGCGCGGGTCGTCGTCCTGAGCGTGCTGCTCGTGGCCGCCCTGCTCGCCTGGGCCGGCGTCGACTACCTGCGCGACCGCCTCGCCGGCGGCGGCTGCGTCACCACGACCCCGGTGCACATCACGGCGGCGCCGGACGTCGCGCCGGTGCTCACGACGCTGGCCCGGGCGGTGCCGGGGCCGGACTGCTACACCGTCGAGGTCACCGCGTCCGCGTCGACGGCCACCGCGGCGGCGCTCGAGGCCAACGGCGCGAACGGCCCCGACGTCTGGGTGCCCGAGTCGAGCAGTTGGCTGCTGCAGGCCCGCGACGGCGGCGCGTGGAACCTGCCCGAGTCAGGGCAGTCGGTGGCAAGCTCGCCGGTCGTGCTGGCCCTGACCGACGACGTCGCGAAGCGGGCCGGGTGGCCGGGGAAGTCGCCGTCCTGGTCGGACGTCCTCGCGGGCAGCCCGGTCGGGCTGCCCGACCCGGGCCGCGACCCGGCCGGGATCGCCGCGCTGATCGGCCTGCAGCAGCTGACCAAGGACGCGCCCGACCCCGCCGCCGCGTTCACCGAGGAGATCCGCAAGCTGTCGGCGGTGAAGGAGCCGTTCACGGCGTCGCCGGCATCGGAGCAGTCCGTGCTCGCGCGCAAGCTCGTCGCCGCGTACCCCACGGTCGGCGTGCCGAGCTTCGACTACCCGTACGTCGTGCTGCCGCGCGCGTCGGAGGCTTCACGGTCGGCGGCCGAACGGTTCCTGCGGCTGCTGCTCGACCAGACCGCCACGAAGACGTTCGCCGACGCCGGGTTCCGCACGCCGTCGGGGCAGCTGCTCGGCGACCGGCCGCGAGACACGCGCACGGACGCCGCGCCGCGCCCGGCCGGCCCGCCCGCCCCCGACGCGATGTACGGCGTGCTGCAGGCGTGGGCCGGGGCGAACCTCAGCGCCCGCGTCCAGGTGCTGCTCGACATCTCCGGCTCGATGGCCGCCACCGTCCCCGGCACCGGCCGCAGCCGGATGGCGCTCACCCTGGAAGCCGCGACGCAGGGCCTCGGGCTGTTCAAGCCGACGACGGAAATCGGCCTGTGGCTGTTCTCGACCAAGCTCGACGGCGACAAGGACTACAAGGAACTGCTGCCGATGCGAACGATTTCCGAGCAACTCGCCGCGGGCGGGGTGGCGACGCTGCAGGCGGTCAAGCCCAAGGCCGGCGGCGCGACCGGGCTGTACGACTCGATCCTCGCCGCGTACCAGAACGCCCGCCAGAACTGGCAGCTCGGCCGGATCAACGTCGTCGTCGTGCTCACCGACGGCCGCAACGAGGACAGCGACTCGGTCGGGCTGCCGGGTCTGCTGGCCGAACTGGGCCGGCTGCAGGACCCGCGGAAGCCGTTGCCGGTGATCGGGATCGGCATCGGCCCGGACATCGACGCGAGCGAGCTGCGGCAGGTCTCGGCCGCCACCGGCGGCGAGTCGTTCACCACGCCGGACCCGCGCAAGATCTCCGACGTCTTCTACCAGGCGCTGAGCAAGCTCATGTGCCAGCCGCCCGCCTGCAAGAATTGA
- a CDS encoding class I SAM-dependent methyltransferase, which yields MTRAQGEALWNAASRLEKGDVVLEIGSHQGRSTIVLGAAARTVGATVIAVDPFVDGRLFGGSSTRQLFERNIRHAGLDDVVELVAGYSTELRPDWDRAIQLLYIDGKHDYWTYTDDLRWSAHLPPGAEILVHDCFSSIGVTLGTIAKVLFGRRYTYLDRATSLARFKLAPPSTADRVRVLAQLPWFLRNVVLKVLLRLRLRPAARLLGHHSPYDPY from the coding sequence ATGACGCGCGCGCAAGGCGAAGCGCTGTGGAACGCCGCGAGCCGCCTCGAAAAGGGCGACGTCGTCCTGGAAATCGGCAGCCACCAGGGCAGATCCACGATCGTCCTCGGCGCGGCCGCGCGCACCGTCGGCGCCACGGTGATCGCCGTCGACCCCTTCGTCGACGGCCGGCTCTTCGGCGGATCGTCGACGCGGCAGCTGTTCGAGCGCAACATCCGCCACGCCGGGCTGGACGACGTCGTCGAGCTCGTCGCCGGTTACAGCACGGAACTGCGCCCTGACTGGGACCGCGCCATACAGCTGCTTTACATCGACGGCAAGCACGACTACTGGACCTACACCGACGACCTGCGCTGGTCGGCGCACCTGCCGCCGGGCGCGGAAATCCTGGTCCACGACTGCTTTTCCTCGATCGGCGTCACGCTCGGCACGATCGCGAAGGTCCTCTTCGGACGCCGCTACACCTATCTGGACCGGGCGACGTCGCTGGCGCGGTTCAAGCTGGCGCCACCGTCCACGGCGGACCGCGTGCGCGTGCTGGCGCAGCTGCCGTGGTTCCTGCGCAACGTCGTGCTCAAGGTGCTGCTGCGCCTGCGGCTGCGGCCGGCGGCCCGCCTGCTCGGCCACCACAGCCCGTACGACCCTTACTGA